Proteins encoded within one genomic window of Streptomyces profundus:
- a CDS encoding bifunctional riboflavin kinase/FAD synthetase translates to MQRWRDMADVPGDWGRSVVTIGSYDGVHSGHQLIIGQAVAEARELGLPSVVVTFNPHPKEVTRPGTHPPLLAPHDRRAELMAGLGVDAVLVLPFTKEFSQLSPAEFVVKVLVERLRARLVVEGPNFRFGHRAAGTVDTLAELGETYGFEVRVVDLFARGTAGGGEPFSSSLARRLIAEGEVASAAEVLGRPHRVEGEVVHGARRGRDLGIPTANLDLVPHSAVPADGVYAGWLLADGERLPAAVSVGTNPHFHGTARTVEAYALDRTDLELYGQWVAVEFGAFVRGQETFDSLDAFLAQIHQDIERVRALTRAG, encoded by the coding sequence GTGCAGCGCTGGCGTGACATGGCGGATGTCCCCGGGGACTGGGGGCGCAGCGTCGTCACCATCGGTTCGTACGACGGTGTGCACAGCGGGCATCAGTTGATCATCGGGCAGGCGGTCGCCGAGGCCCGGGAGTTGGGGCTGCCGAGCGTGGTCGTGACCTTCAACCCGCACCCCAAGGAAGTCACCCGCCCCGGGACCCATCCGCCGCTGCTCGCCCCGCACGATCGGCGCGCCGAGCTGATGGCGGGGCTCGGCGTGGACGCGGTGCTGGTGCTCCCGTTCACCAAGGAGTTCTCGCAGCTCTCGCCCGCCGAGTTCGTGGTGAAGGTGCTGGTCGAACGGCTCAGGGCGCGGCTGGTCGTCGAGGGGCCCAACTTCCGCTTCGGCCACCGCGCCGCCGGCACCGTGGACACCCTGGCGGAGCTGGGGGAGACCTATGGCTTCGAGGTGCGGGTCGTCGACCTCTTCGCACGCGGCACGGCCGGCGGCGGCGAGCCGTTCTCCTCGTCGCTCGCCCGCCGGCTGATCGCCGAGGGCGAGGTGGCCAGCGCGGCCGAGGTGCTCGGCCGCCCGCACCGCGTCGAGGGCGAGGTGGTGCACGGCGCCAGGCGCGGCCGTGACCTGGGCATCCCCACCGCCAACCTGGATCTGGTGCCCCACTCGGCCGTGCCGGCCGACGGGGTCTACGCGGGCTGGCTGCTGGCCGACGGCGAACGGCTGCCGGCGGCCGTCTCGGTCGGTACCAACCCGCACTTCCACGGCACCGCGCGCACCGTCGAGGCATACGCGCTGGACCGCACCGACCTGGAGCTGTACGGGCAGTGGGTGGCCGTGGAGTTCGGCGCCTTCGTGCGCGGCCAGGAGACCTTCGACTCGCTCGACGCCTTCCTCGCGCAGATCCACCAGGACATCGAGCGGGTGCGCGCGCTGACCCGCGCCGGCTGA